Genomic window (Saccharomyces eubayanus strain FM1318 chromosome XVI, whole genome shotgun sequence):
CCCGAAGACAAAGGTCGAGTAATCATCGACAATAAATCACTAGAGATTCTAAATAATACTACACTGACGTACACAAATGAGTTGATTGGCTCGTCATTCAAAATCGTCAACGGTAGACTAAAAAGCAGTTGTGGCTGTGGAAGTAGTTTTGATATCGAAGACTAGAAAGTAATATATCCATCCTTGTATATAACATGCCCAAGAGGTATTAAAGCATATTTCATCCAGCTTCTctaattatttatttaagGTTTGCAAAACATTCTAagctgaaaattttgaggTATCTGGATATCATGTATTTAAATTACGTATCCAAAATTCCTTCACAATTTATAAAAATCCATTAGTTCAACTATATGTTCAACCTTGTTGTCATTTCTTAACGTTTTCATACGCGAACTACCTTCCATCTCATATATCCAGTACTGATAGTTCTCTTCATTGTACATCTCAACCAGTTCATGCTCCCTTATGAATTGTTCTGAATCATCATCATAACGAGTAGTGAATGGATTATCTTGGCTTTTGTCCTCCTCACCTYCTCTTGCAATGGAAAATTCCTTGGTAACGCACCAAGTCAAGTACGTGTAGAACCTACTCATTAATAAATCGTTGTATCCACCTCCTCCAAGTAGAAACATGTGCGCTTGCGGATACGATTTCATTATATTTACGATTGTCTGAGAAAGACCTCGTATCGTTAGTTGCCATTCATTGAATTTATCACCTAAAAGCCCATCACCGCCACATTCAATTATTATTACCTTAGGATCATGCCTTTCTATTAGAGGATGTATGATTTTGGATGCGACCAAGTTCAAATAACTGTCATCGCAACCATGCTTCAATGGAATGTTAACAGTATTCTTACCGTTTAGTgaatcattcaaagaaCCAGTTCCAGGAAAAAATCCAGGCTCGTAAAGATGTACAGAAATTGTCtgtatttgttttgaatattgaAAAGCCTTTTCTACGCCATCCCCATGATGTAGATCGAAATCAAGATATGTGATTTTGCTCAATTTCAGTTTCCTCAACCGTTGAATTAGCAATACCACGTCATTTATATAACAAAATCCGTTTGCTTTCTGTTTAAAGGCATGGTGTCTTCCACCATCCCAATTTATACCAATAAGGCGTTCTGTGAGCGAGAGATGATCCAGCAAATTTAAAGTGGCTCCTGTTATGACCTGGCAGTACATGGGAAGGTAAGAGAAAATTGGGCAATCACCCTCCAGGTTGTactctcttttttcaagctcGAGGAAATAATGGTCTTTTGTGCTCCCTTCTTCATCTGAATCCATCTCATTAAAACTAATgtcgtcttcgtcgtcattAAAAGCTTTTAACTGACTCTTGTAATAACCATAGAGATCATCTCTTGAAGTGAACCTCTGAAACCCTTCTACTAAGTTCCGATTGACTTTTTCCTTCCAATTCGTTGTCAATTCAACCAACTCACACCATTTAGACTCCACTACGGGATCGTCGATATCTTGAGGCAATATTCTATTGAGTTTCTCATTAATTAATAAATTGATATACGCTTTGGAATGGAACTCAAGTAgttcattctttttaaCGTATGGGAATGTTAATACTTCATCAAAGTGTGGAAGAAGACTATACGCGTTTAATAGCGAATGTGTCAGTTGCGATTTTTGGCGGTTGTTGCATGGTAGTAAGTCTGCTACTTGGGACTGAAAGACTGATGTTGATATGACCAGTTTTGACATAGTGTTGTACAACGTTGATGTGAGTTTGCCAACAAATAATCATGTTAGTTTGTTTTCCCTGTtattcttctcttttttaagtttttttatgatttttaTGATTTACTTTGAACAGCAGTACTAAGGATATTTATTAATATAGCTAAAATTGAAACGGTTAGCTAAAGAAATCTTGATATTATGTAAGTTAACTATCTACTTCTAATTCAATTCCTTGCCGGCCCAAGTTGGCAGAACGAAGGAAGCTTCATGAATTCTCTTATTATAGTATCTGTataattcttcttccttctcaTCGGAGATTTCACGTAGTGGTTTCTTAACATTGCAAGTCTTGTCCTTGGAACAAACCATGAAGCCAATAGTACCAGTTGGGTAAGTTGGAATAGTAACGAAAGAATATTCAGCAACTGGGAAAACTTCTGAACAagcttttttcaagtcctTAATAATTGGCAGGTGGATCCACATACTCTCAGCTTGAGTGGTAATCACACCCTTTTCTGTCAAAGCACTGTTCAATAGTTCGAAGTATTCCTTTTGGAACAAGCTTTCAGCTGGACCTTCTGGATCAGAGGAATCGGTGATGATTACATCAAAAGTATTTTGATAGTCCCtcaaaaattggaaacCATCTCCGATGTGTGTCTTAACTTTTGGGTGAGAGTAAGAAGCAGCCATTTCTGGTAGGTATTCCTTTGATAATCTGATAACAGCCTCGTCAATGTCACACAACCAAGCTTCCTCGACAGATTCGTGCTTGACAACTTCCCTCAAGACACCACCGTCACCACCACCGATAACAAGAACCTTCTTAGGGTTTGGATGGGAGTTCAACGCAAGATGGGCAATCATCTCTTGGTAGGCAAATTCATCACGCTCGGTGGCTTGGATGACATTGTCTAAAACTAAAACATTACCGTAAGTAGTGGACTTGAAGATCAAAACGTCTTGATACTTGGACTTTTCATGGTGTAGcactttttcaactttcaAGGTCATAGCTTGACCTGGCCACATGGTATCAGAGATTTCTCTGAACCAGCCGTCTACAATAGTTGGGTGTGTAATTTCTTGTGCCATTATGGTTTCTCGTCTAGCGATCGGTATATAATTCTCAAGTATATTACTGTATTGAGTGTCAAAACGCTAAGCTATAAACCCATTTTAACATCTGAGTTGATTGTACTTCCATGCCAATAACATTTttgcagaaaaaaatcgaaatgtgaaaattttttttctcaagcCAAGAAAGGAGGAATATCCAAAACGAAAGAGGTGCAGGATGTTAAAATAGGGAACATCATTATGTATTGCCCTCTTCTTGTGTTCTTGAGCAGGTATATGGTGCTTAAATTAGGAGTGTGCTTCTTGCGAAATCTTGCAACAGTTTTTTCGTCAAAACGCAATTGTTCCAAcaattgatttttcagaaaTCAAATGAGTGTTACCTATTTGAGAACAAAACTTgcatttgaaaagaacaactaGTATTCTAAAGAGCAAACGCCCAAATAGAACCAAGGGGAGGAAAAAGTAAACGACAACAGGACTTTTTTGTGAAATGGTCGAAGCAGACTCCTATATGGAGACTTTGAACTCCATGATTGAATTATTTAAAGATTATAAGCCCGGGTCCATAACCTTGGAAAACATTACGAGACTTTGTCAGACCTTGGGCCTAGAGTCCTTCACTGAGGAATTGAGCAACGAACTTTCAAGGTTATCCACTGCATCCAAAATCATTGTGATTGACGTAGATTACAATAAGAAACAAGACAGAATACAAGACGTCAAATTAGTGCTAGCTTCTAATTTTGATAACTTCGATTATTTCAACGTAAAAGACGgcgaacaagaaagaagcaatattcttttaaatTCCTTAACCAAGTACCCCGATTTGAAGGCTTTCCAtaataatttgaaattcttaTATCTTTTAGATGCATATTCCCATATCGAATCAGATTCAAGCTCTCATAATAACACTTCTTCTGACAAAAGCTTAGATTCCAGTAACACATCTCTTAATAATCAAGGAAAGCTGGACCTGTTTAAATATTTTACTGAACTATCACACTACATTCGacaatattttcaagacaactctttgaatttcaaagtcAGAACCAACTTAAATGACAAATTTGGAATATACATCTCAACTCAGGACGAGAATAACCAGGAGGTACCTTTAGTTAAGATCTACCtagatgaaaacaaaagcgATTCACAGTACCGATTctatgaatatatatactcaCAAGAGACTAAATCCTGGATAAATGAATCTGCCGAGAATTTCTCTAACGGCATTTCCTTAGTCATGGAAATAACAGCAAACACAAATAAAGATGATTTTACAGAGTTCATCTGGTTTCCTGAAGATTTTATACCATCAGAATTGGTTATAGATAAGCTTTCGAATTTGTCgaattttccttcttcacCTTCGACGCCGCCTATTattgatttattttctaGCAACAACTATAACAGTAAGATACATTTGATGAATGATTTTACCACGAAACTGATCAATATTACAAAATTCGACATAAGCAACGATAATCTGGATCTAATATCTGAAATATTGAAGTGGATACAATGGTCAAGGATAGTTCTTCAGAAAGTTTTCAAACTAGTTTCCACGCCCAATTCAAATTTAAATTCGCCAAAATTTGAACCGGACCAAACAGCTTCATTCCCCAAATTAACTAAAGATATAAATTCCTTGACGAGTAACGCCGACCCGGCGCCAAGAACTAATCGGCATGGAAGTGTGGTAGAAGCGTCCAGAAGAAGGCGTTCTTCGGCGAACAAGGGCAAGCGTCCTAGCATAACCGAGGCGATGatgttgaaagaagaaggccTTCAGCAATTTAATTTGCACGAAATTTTATCTGAGCCCGTTattgaggaagaaaaagatgaagaagatacCAAGGAGCAACCTGTAGTGGCAGATAGTACGAATGACCTCGGATTTAATCGCACCATTTCTAACCAAGCAAATACAGAGACTAGTATTGTTATGGAAAGCCAAAGTGTACCACCAGATGTTAATAACGGCATTCCGGGATACAGAATTGCTGGAACAGAGGATGACATAGAAATGAAGGACGTTAGCGATAATGCCAATGAGAATGACTCAACAGTCTTACAGTTGATCGTAAGTGAGGACCAGGTAATTCTGGACACTATTTCTGAATGTAACCTGTACGATGACATAGAAAGCTGGAGAACCTTTATCAATCAGTTCCAAGATATTGTTAGTTGATATATGCGATTTACTAATCATCATGTGCCTGAATTTTATAGGCATTTGCAgtaaaaaaccaaaatagATGTATATTATTCACTGGAATATGTACTcaataatagaaaaacaGATTTTTGTCGCTTTTATTTGACCGAATTTACTTAGCACTGTTATCTTAGAAACATTATATCGAGAAAGGCTAAGGAAAGGTCATCCCAACTGTTGGTACAACGCAAGTTGTTAGCAACCGTTTGCCTTCATCTTGGGTTATAAAAGTTGATTGCACTGGCACGAATTTCCAAGATGTAAAAGAGCATAGGGCAGGAATTGCCTGCAAATTGAGCGAGGGTTGCTTTTTGTGTCATAGCTACATATAATAACTCACCTCATTTTCTATACCTTATTGCATAACAACCTCTTTGTGGAAATCTTAAAAAGCCCGTTGATCTAAACACTGGTTATTCCTTTTCTCATACGTCTTCACCAATTGTACCTCTGCATTCGGCGGTGAGGCATATAATACATATTATCACTATTACTACAAGTATTAAATCGTTTTATCGTAGTTTGAGCAAAACTATACCTAATTTGCGCCTGATGAAAACTAGAGCatggtttcttttccatttgacttcaaattcttcactAAATCCAttggataaaaaaatttgtaagataactttttcttcgtcattGTTAATTATTGCGTCATCAACAACCATAAACAATCGTTTTTAGTAGCTTTATTTCACCTCCATGACGATTTTAGCCAAAAATCATGTCAACGCTAAATGTTTTTCTTAGTGGCGCGGACAAAACCATCGTGATATAAATAGAAGGACCCTACAAGCCTCATCTTTCTTAATGGTATAACATCATTCTTGAAAGATCTGTGACTTTATGATGAAAAGTATTGGAGAAGGCAGTGCTAAAGTCACTATCACAGAGAAGGATGAAGCTCCTCCACCACTAGCGATCAGACTTACCACCAAAGCAATGAgattgatatttttggtGAAAATGCTCGAACACTCATTTGTACCAGATGcaatattttttacttttgtATTTGAACATCCTGAGAAATATATTGTGGCATATTCTGCCATTGTTTCTGCTTGGGgtttttttagtttggATGGAAAAAGGGTATAGatacaagaagaacataCAACCGTCAAGATGCACGAGAATTAGGTGCTCTCGTTGtgatacaaaaaagaaacatcCCAAGTGGTCTAAGTATAAATTTTGCTTgcagtttttcttgttatatGTTTCTTTAGCCTCatttaatatattcattCAATGGCAACCTATAGGAGATGAGATATTTCATAAAGAAGAGCTTGGACGGGTCCCACTATACCCATTTCTCTTTGGTGCCGCACTGATCCATTTATTAACGTTCCATCTATTTAAGGAGTACTATCTGCATAATGGACCTCTTGAAACGAATGATGGTGGTGTTCCCGGTGAAAAGAGGGCAGCAACCAAGAAATATTAAATTTGGTTCCAAGCCAACTTTATAGAAGCATTGTTCGTAAAATATACttcatttgaattttaaGTAGAAACATTTTGTCAGAGATTTGAACAGATTATTCCCCGTTTCATTTGGGTGACACTGCTGATTTCTTTTGCATTATACGGAAAATAGGTCTTTGTAGAATAAAGTCTGCAAGTATGCCGCTAATTTATTTGAGATATACATCATTTTGGAGCTTATCTGCACCAATCACTATTTCTACTCTCTCTgactttcttgttgtttaaTGAAGTAGAAGCaattaaaaatatgtaATGTTTCAGCCTTCGCACTTAAGAACAAATAAAACAGGCTAGCGAACCGAAATTATTGTCCACTCAACGAATCAAATAAAACACGTACGATGAGGTGGGGTTGCGAACCCTCCATGACCAAAGAAGTTATTGTTGTGATAGTAGTCATTAACAGGTAACCCGTCGTGACCATCAGATAATGTCATTGACACAgaatttatatatactgACATTTATGTAGTAACCAGGTTTGGTAATTGGTGAAGATAGAGTTAAAAAGACATTCATTGGAAAACAACTTTTAATCAACATATAAGATAAAGAGTTATACCAGATGCCTCTGTTCGAACATGACTCTACTATCGCCCACccattactattatatacggtgttaaaagatgacataaatttCAAGACTAGTAAAAGAAGATTCACACTGTcatcgaaattaatggatGCTGAAGCGCAAGCATTGGTGTTGTAATAGAATCAATGAATGGtaacatataaaaaagacaaacagaatcatttatcATATGATGCAAATTTGCAGATTCCTTTTTATGGATTCTTAATTCCACGAGGAGAATTCTAAgtatatctatatacgtaatattTGAcactaaaaaataatggaatcccaaagtGTTGGAATAGGTGACTACGAATGTACACTTATTCGTATAAATTGGAGTAAGTaaactcaaaaacaatttatATATCCATTAGTACACAATATGGGAAAAGAATGTAAGCGAATAAACAATTTGGTGATTGTCgaaaataaattaaaaatctattaattgataTTTAAGGAGACGAGTTATATCAGATACATCACAAAATAACTCTGGATTATATCTGAACCATTGGATTtcatataaccaatcagcgtgtgttttatatacctYtcttatataataataagaaagaactgcttattcttaattattacaacttactaaactaactaattatcaacaataaCACACATTACTTTAAGTACGTCGACATCAAAGATCTGCTCATTTGTAATTTGTATAGGAATTTAAATAACTTATCAACTCATTATTCCGGAATATTTCAGGCACTATGGCCGAGTGGTTAAGGCGACAGACTTGAAATCTGTTGGGCTCTGCCCGCGCTGGTTCAAATCCTGCTGGTGtcgttattttttaaagagttTTTTTAGCATAAGTGTTGGCTATATACTTTTCGATTAGTCTTTTATTGAGAACAAAAGGACACAGCGAATGAACGCACAATTAGAATTTGCAGTATAACTATGGTCCTTAGTATAATGATCATTTCATAGCATACGGTACTCTGCGAGAGACTTCCAGCGCATTCTCGATCAAAACCAACCGACACATCATCACGACGTATTATAAAGGTTTCGCCTTTCCTCAACTTTATCTTTGTTAACGCTTGTGTTACATTATTTTGTATTACACTTGAACCCAGTCATGTGATAGTCATGTGATGAAAGATTTACGATTACCCTCTGATTGTGGTTTTTTTGCCCTTCCGTTAATTTTGGCTACGAAACTTTTCTTAGCTTGAGAGCGCTTCAACAATGAATATAGTAAACTATTCAAGTGCAGAGTAATAAGGATTAGTAGCATCCACCTGGCATCGGTAGATAATCAGGAACTGTAATTGactgtttttttctacttcaTTCATTCATTGCGTGGAAAACCCGCCCATTCCAACATGTCTCAGAGAAAACTACAACAGGATATTGATaagcttttgaagaaagtgaaAGAAGGTGTTGAAGATTTCGACGACatatatgaaaaatttcaatctACAGACCCCTCAAACTCATCGCATAGAGAAAAGCTAGAATCAGACctgaaaagagagataaaaaaactacaaaaacaTAGGGaccaaataaaaacatgGCTAAGCAAAGAGGACGTAAAGGATAAGCAGAACGTGCTGATGACAAATAGAAGGCTCATCGAAAATGGCATGGAAAGATTCAAGTCCGTGGagaaattgatgaaaacgaaacaattttccaaagaagccTTGACGAATCCAGATATAATCAAGGATCCTAAAGAACTTAAAAAGAGAGACCAAGTTGTGTTCATTCATGAGTGTTTAGACGAGCTACAAAAGCAACTAGAGCAGTTCGAGGCTCACGAGAATGAGGAACAGACAGAAAGACACGAATTTCATATCGCcaatttagaaaatatcttgaagaaacttcaaaataatgaaatggAGCCAGAACCTGTGCAAGAATTCCAAGACGATATTAAATACtatgttgaaaataacgATGATCCGGATTTCATCGAGTATGATACAATTTACGAAGACATGGGTTGCGAAATCCAACCTTCATTAGTTAATAATAGTGAGGCTCCTAAAGAAGCTCCCAAAGAAGCAAACAATCAATCTTCTGTATCCAGTATTcgttcaacaaaaaaacaagagcGTTCtcccaagaaaaaagtcCCACTAAAGCAGACTTCCACGCTGGATACGGTGGAAAATTCATCGGCACAAGCTGCTGAATCGGTTTCTCAATCGGCGTCTCCTTCTCCTACGCCTGTATCAATCGACACGCCATTGAATACAGTCAAAGATGATACAATGAAGCTGGATGATTCCTTCCACAGTCCACCAGCTACCAATGTATCcatgaaaaagaaagaatccGAAAACGATTCTGAGGAACAATTGAGTTTTCCGCAAGATAGAACGgaagaaatccaaaaaattattcaaaacgATATAGAAACGAACCCAGCCTTTCAAAATCCGTTATTTAGCGACGAATTAAAATACTGGTTAGACTCGAAAAAGTACCTGATGCAACCTCTTCAAGAAATGTCGCCAAAAATGGTATCACAACTAGAATCCTCTCTTTTAAATTGTCCTGATTCATTAGATGCTGATTCGCCATGTCTTTATACAAAACCGTTATCTTTACCTCATCCAACGTCAATATTTTTCCCCAGTGAGCCAATCCGATTTGTCTATCCCTATGATGTGCCCTTAAATTTAACAAATAGCGAAAACGACACAACCGATAAGTTCGATAAGGACGGTAAAATAAAATCGAAAAAGCATGACGATATCTATTCTAGAACTTCTTTAGCAAGAATATTCATGAAATTCGACCTTGatactttgtttttcataTTCTATCATTACCAAGGTTCCTATGAACAATTTTTAGCCGCTAGAGAGCTTTacaaaaatagaaactGGTTATTTAACAGAGTCGACCGTTGTTGGTACTATAAAGAGATCGAAAAATTGCCACCAGGAATGGGCaaatctgaagaagaatcttGGAGATATTTCGATTATAAAAAGAGTTGGTTAGCGAGACGCTGCGGAAATGATTTTGTAtataatgaagatgattttgaaaagctgTAAAAAGgattattttttagttATTTAAAACCTATCATACTAACTAAGTAAATATAGTATCTAAAAAATCCATTCTGTAGTCTTACCTTTGGTCGAGAAATTGTTCTCTAGCCCAATATAGACCCCTCACGTGATTagtttattattcttcCTAGTCTATAACTCCTTTTCCAGAAACTGTTTCGAGAAATACGTGatttgtttgaaattgtGTTCGAAATCTTGAATGTCCCCATACCAAGGATCTTCTATAATAGTTTGAACGGTACCATCATTAGTGTTCCAGTCACCGAAGAGACATATTTTAGCTTTAGAATCCTTTggttgtatttttttcagatttcTGATGTTAGATTCATCCATACCAATTATGTAGTCAAATTCATCGAAACATTTGGTCTTTATTTGCTTACCCCTGTGGTTGATCTTAACACCATGTTGCTTACAAATAGATACTGTACGAWGATCAGGGGTTTCTCCTGCGTGGTAATTAGAAGTGCCGAAGGAATCGATCTTATCAAAACGATTTTCTAGATTGGCTTCTTCCACTTCATGTTTGAAAATAGCTTCAGCCATTGGCGATCTACAAAAGTTACCCAAACATATAAACGCaactgaaatttttggttCTCCAactgtcatttttttcgtccACTTACTTCTCAGTTATTTATCTCTTATAATAGTATAATAGAAAGTCCTGATACTCCATAAGTATGCCCGCTGGAACCTGGCTTTGTATAAATTAAATGATACGATTTGCTCGAAGAGTTTGATACTCAAACTCGGCCTGCTTTGGCAcaaaggagaaaaagaaactaagaGACCATAGGGGTCAGGTTTTTTCATCAAGTGCAATATAAAAGAAtcaggaaagaaaaaaagaagattatGAATATTTGTAGTATCGTTAAAAGTGGGgaactatttttttttctttgactgttttataaaaaaagcTGTATTTAGTTTGTATAGAGTTTTGTGTTTCATTGTTgacaaaaaatatcatacTAAACCTGATGATTCATGATCAGATGTTTAGAAAGCTTTCTTCAAAGGAGAAACGAGCTTGTCACCCTTATAGAATGCAACAGTCTTTTGAGCTCTTTCAGCAACACCTTCTGGGGTGAAACCGAAGTACTTGAAGACCTCTGGTGCCTTACCGGAAGCACCGAATCTATCAATACCGAAAGATTGGTGAGCGTATTTGCCCCAACATGTGGTAGCTAGGACTTCAACGGACATGATTGGAACGTTGTCTGGCAAGACGGATAGTCTGTATTCTAGAGATTGTTTGTCGAAAGTGAAGAAGTCTGGTAGAGAGACAACACGGGCCTTGACGTTACTAGCGGCCAAAGTTTTGGCAGCTTCAACACTCAATGAGACTTCGGAACCAGTGGCGACCAAAATAATATCTGGGTTAGCGACATCTTGTAGTACGTAACCACCCTTGGCGGCCTTTTCGATGGAACTACCTTCCAATTGTGGTAAGTTTTGTCTGGACAAAGCAATGATACTTGGAGTGTGCTTAGATTCTAAAGAGTTCTTGTAGGCGGCGGAAACTTCGTTACCGTCAGCTGGTCTCCAAACTTGAATGTTTGGAAGGGATCTGAAGTGTGCCAAAGTTTCGATAGGTTGATGTGTTGGACCATCTTCACCGACACCAATGGAGTCATGTGTAGCGACCCAGATGACTGGGTGACCGGATAGGGCAGACAGTCTAACGGCACCGGCGGCGTAGGAAACAAAGTTCAAGAAAGTACCACCGTATGGCTTGTAGTTGGCACCGAAGGCGGAGATACCATTCATGATGGCACCCATAGCGTGTTCTCTGATACCGTATCTGATGTATCTACCGGAGTAGTCACCTAGACCGGAAGAAGGTGGCTGGAAATCTAGCGCTTCCTTCCATCTGGTCAAGTTAGAAGGTGTCAAATCGGCAGAACCACCGATCAATTCTGGCAAATTGTTGTAAACGTCTTCAAGAACAATTTCCGACAGTTTTCTGGTGGCGACAGCGGAGTCCTTGGTGGTGTAGGTTGGTAGTTTAGATTCCCAGTTGGCAGGTAGTTGACCGCTCAATCTTCTGGCCAATTCGGCACCTAATTCTGggtatttcttttggtaCTCGCTGAACAGCTTATCCCATTTGTTGTTTGCTTCGACACCTGGTTTTAGGATGGTCTTTTGGTAGTGGTCGTAAACTTCTTGTGGGACAACAAAGGACTTGTCTGGGTTGAAACCGAACTTGGTCTTTAGTTGTTTAACGTCATCTGGTTGCAATGGAGAACCGTGAACGGAGTGGGAGCCGGCGTGCAAGGAGCCGTACCCGATGGTGGTGGTCATCTTGATTAAAGTTGGCTTTTCCTTGGATAGCTTAGCTTGGGCAATGGCCTTGGCAATACCGGCTAGATCCTCGTTACCGTTTTCAACGTACAAAACTTCCCAGCCGTAGGCTTCGTATCTCTTTGCGACGTCTTCGTCGAAGGAGATGCTGGTGGCACCATCGATGGTGATCTTGTTGTCGTCGTAGAGGGCAATCAAGTTACCCAATTTCAAATGACCAGCCAAAGAAGAGGCCTCGGAAGAGATACCTTCTTGCAAACAACCGTCACCTAGGAAAGCGTAGGTGTAGTTGTCGGACAAAGTGAACTCTGGCTTGTTGTAAGTAGCAGCCAAGTTAGCTTGAGCCATGGCCATACCGACGGCGTTAGAGATACCTTGACCCAATGGGCCGGTGGTGACTTCAACACCAGGCAACTCGAATTCAGGATGACCTGGAGTTCTAGAGCCCAGTTGTCTGAATTgcttcaaatcttcaatgGACAAGTCGTAACCGGTCAAGTGTAGCATGGAGTACAACAGGGCAACGGCGTGACCGTTCGACAAGACAAATCTGTCTCTGTTGATCCAGTCTGGATTGGTGGGGTTCATACGCATTTGGCTCCACAACACGTGGGCAGCAGGAGCCATACCCAATGGAGCACCTGGGTGACCAGAGTTGGCCTTGGAGACAGTGTCCACAGCCAAAATTCTGATGGTGGAGACAGCTAGTTTATCGATGTCAGTGAATTGAGTCATTCTGTGTGCTGAAGAGGTAAGTATATAGAGCGGCGTGAGATGAGCTTACTTCTCTGTCGTACTTCAGTTAGATCTAAAagctaaatataaaaaaaagaaagagtgTGTGAATgaatgaacaagaagaatgatgagaacaagaaaattaattaattaaGAAGCCGTGATCAAGTATGTAACTAAAAGATAAGGGGGAAGTATGTACGTAACCAAAAAGATCGGGAAACtgtttatatatgaatCACGCATCTCTATCAGTCTACGTTCGTACCTTTTTTGGCTTTTcgagaaaatttttcatttctcGAAGCTCTTCAGAGATCGCGAGCGGAACGGAAAACGCCGCCGGTCTTCccgaaagaaaaaaaaacgaaagaGAGATAATAGCGGTGGGAAAACGGAAATCCCGGCGGGTACCCGGCGCGGGGATATAGTGCACGTGCTTTTAGGCCCGCTGGCAGGCCGGGTAACGAGCGCTGCTCTGATAATCTGATCTCGAGCATCATGCTAACACAGTGGGGGGACTTTACTTTAGCTCCGCCCATAGAGAAAGAGAGGACTGGTGCGTGAAAAATGGCTCAGT
Coding sequences:
- the HOS1 gene encoding histone deacetylase; translated protein: MSKLVISTSVFQSQVADLLPCNNRQKSQLTHSLLNAYSLLPHFDEVLTFPYVKKNELLEFHSKAYINLLINEKLNRILPQDIDDPVVESKWCELVELTTNWKEKVNRNLVEGFQRFTSRDDLYGYYKSQLKAFNDDEDDISFNEMDSDEEGSTKDHYFLELEKREYNLEGDCPIFSYLPMYCQVITGATLNLLDHLSLTERLIGINWDGGRHHAFKQKANGFCYINDVVLLIQRLRKLKLSKITYLDFDLHHGDGVEKAFQYSKQIQTISVHLYEPGFFPGTGSLNDSLNGKNTVNIPLKHGCDDSYLNLVASKIIHPLIERHDPKVIIIECGGDGLLGDKFNEWQLTIRGLSQTIVNIMKSYPQAHMFLLGGGGYNDLLMSRFYTYLTWCVTKEFSIARXGEEDKSQDNPFTTRYDDDSEQFIREHELVEMYNEENYQYWIYEMEGSSRMKTLRNDNKVEHIVELMDFYKL
- the SPE3 gene encoding spermidine synthase, producing MAQEITHPTIVDGWFREISDTMWPGQAMTLKVEKVLHHEKSKYQDVLIFKSTTYGNVLVLDNVIQATERDEFAYQEMIAHLALNSHPNPKKVLVIGGGDGGVLREVVKHESVEEAWLCDIDEAVIRLSKEYLPEMAASYSHPKVKTHIGDGFQFLRDYQNTFDVIITDSSDPEGPAESLFQKEYFELLNSALTEKGVITTQAESMWIHLPIIKDLKKACSEVFPVAEYSFVTIPTYPTGTIGFMVCSKDKTCNVKKPLREISDEKEEELYRYYNKRIHEASFVLPTWAGKELN
- the MED1 gene encoding Med1p, whose translation is MVEADSYMETLNSMIELFKDYKPGSITLENITRLCQTLGLESFTEELSNELSRLSTASKIIVIDVDYNKKQDRIQDVKLVLASNFDNFDYFNVKDGEQERSNILLNSLTKYPDLKAFHNNLKFLYLLDAYSHIESDSSSHNNTSSDKSLDSSNTSLNNQGKLDLFKYFTELSHYIRQYFQDNSLNFKVRTNLNDKFGIYISTQDENNQEVPLVKIYLDENKSDSQYRFYEYIYSQETKSWINESAENFSNGISLVMEITANTNKDDFTEFIWFPEDFIPSELVIDKLSNLSNFPSSPSTPPIIDLFSSNNYNSKIHLMNDFTTKLINITKFDISNDNLDLISEILKWIQWSRIVLQKVFKLVSTPNSNLNSPKFEPDQTASFPKLTKDINSLTSNADPAPRTNRHGSVVEASRRRRSSANKGKRPSITEAMMLKEEGLQQFNLHEILSEPVIEEEKDEEDTKEQPVVADSTNDLGFNRTISNQANTETSIVMESQSVPPDVNNGIPGYRIAGTEDDIEMKDVSDNANENDSTVLQLIVSEDQVILDTISECNLYDDIESWRTFINQFQDIVS
- the NOT5 gene encoding CCR4-NOT core subunit NOT5, with the protein product MSQRKLQQDIDKLLKKVKEGVEDFDDIYEKFQSTDPSNSSHREKLESDLKREIKKLQKHRDQIKTWLSKEDVKDKQNVLMTNRRLIENGMERFKSVEKLMKTKQFSKEALTNPDIIKDPKELKKRDQVVFIHECLDELQKQLEQFEAHENEEQTERHEFHIANLENILKKLQNNEMEPEPVQEFQDDIKYYVENNDDPDFIEYDTIYEDMGCEIQPSLVNNSEAPKEAPKEANNQSSVSSIRSTKKQERSPKKKVPLKQTSTLDTVENSSAQAAESVSQSASPSPTPVSIDTPLNTVKDDTMKLDDSFHSPPATNVSMKKKESENDSEEQLSFPQDRTEEIQKIIQNDIETNPAFQNPLFSDELKYWLDSKKYLMQPLQEMSPKMVSQLESSLLNCPDSLDADSPCLYTKPLSLPHPTSIFFPSEPIRFVYPYDVPLNLTNSENDTTDKFDKDGKIKSKKHDDIYSRTSLARIFMKFDLDTLFFIFYHYQGSYEQFLAARELYKNRNWLFNRVDRCWYYKEIEKLPPGMGKSEEESWRYFDYKKSWLARRCGNDFVYNEDDFEKL